The following are from one region of the Candidatus Omnitrophota bacterium genome:
- the pgeF gene encoding peptidoglycan editing factor PgeF — MMTQENSAGWLRRFASGRIMAGITTRAAGEPAARSSVATVAVEQVHGGSLAIVGSAAIDPCVIAGCDALLSRIPQQLLTVRTADCVPIFFADADRHVIGIAHAGWRGLLARLPMRMVAAFCQSFSSHASRLRVAIGPAIRVCCYEVGPEFLSRFGACVARQSGRWMCDLIGVATAQLRQAGVAAHHIIDSEHCTGCEPDQWYSVRREGQSTGRMTSWIMLKP; from the coding sequence ATGATGACGCAGGAGAATAGCGCGGGATGGCTGCGCCGCTTCGCCAGCGGCCGCATCATGGCCGGAATCACGACGCGCGCGGCCGGCGAGCCTGCGGCGCGATCGAGTGTTGCGACCGTGGCGGTTGAACAGGTGCATGGCGGCAGTCTGGCCATCGTGGGTTCGGCCGCGATCGATCCGTGCGTGATCGCCGGCTGCGACGCGTTGCTCAGCCGCATACCGCAGCAGCTTCTGACGGTCCGCACCGCGGATTGCGTGCCGATCTTTTTCGCCGATGCGGATCGGCACGTCATCGGAATTGCGCATGCCGGCTGGCGAGGGCTCCTGGCCCGCCTGCCGATGCGCATGGTGGCGGCGTTTTGCCAGAGTTTTTCTTCGCACGCGTCGCGCCTGCGGGTGGCCATCGGCCCGGCGATCCGGGTCTGTTGTTATGAGGTGGGGCCGGAGTTTCTCTCGCGCTTCGGCGCGTGCGTGGCGCGGCAGAGCGGGCGGTGGATGTGCGATTTGATCGGTGTTGCCACCGCGCAATTGCGCCAGGCCGGTGTGGCGGCCCACCACATCATCGACAGCGAACACTGCACCGGCTGCGAGCCCGACCAGTGGTATTCGGTCCGCCGGGAAGGGCAGAGCACTGGGCGCATGACGTCGTGGATCATGTTGAAACCATAA
- a CDS encoding M23 family metallopeptidase, with protein sequence MRPIVPTRASWWMGLVAGCGALTAAIELPYVNWYPVVAPIDARPLVIRQDAGGDGRFLAPRSGHRRHRGIDVVAELESPVRAIRSGTVVTVGRHRGLGRYVEIEHRRRLRSLYAHLQTVTVSEGQRVAQGAVIGAVGKTGNARFARIAPHLHLEVVRDGQPIDPARLGLRLIEPAAPAGWPGSPLTDDDAGE encoded by the coding sequence ATGAGGCCCATCGTGCCGACCCGCGCCTCATGGTGGATGGGGCTGGTCGCCGGCTGCGGGGCGCTGACCGCCGCCATCGAGTTGCCGTATGTGAATTGGTATCCTGTCGTCGCCCCCATCGATGCGCGGCCGCTGGTGATTCGCCAGGACGCCGGGGGCGATGGGCGGTTCTTGGCTCCTCGCAGCGGGCATCGGCGGCATCGGGGGATCGATGTGGTCGCCGAGCTCGAGAGCCCGGTGCGCGCCATCCGCAGCGGCACGGTGGTGACGGTCGGCAGGCATCGCGGGCTCGGCCGGTATGTGGAGATCGAGCATCGCCGGCGCCTTCGGAGCCTCTACGCGCACTTGCAGACGGTCACGGTGTCGGAGGGGCAGCGGGTGGCCCAGGGTGCGGTCATTGGTGCCGTCGGGAAAACCGGCAACGCCCGCTTTGCTCGGATCGCGCCGCATCTGCATCTCGAAGTGGTGCGTGATGGCCAGCCGATTGACCCCGCGCGCCTCGGCCTGCGCCTCATCGAGCCGGCAGCGCCCGCGGGGTGGCCTGGTTCGCCGCTGACCGATGATGACGCAGGAGAATAG
- the lpdA gene encoding dihydrolipoyl dehydrogenase codes for MSDSAYDVAVIGSGPGGSAAALTGARRGLRVCLIEREHIGGICLNTGCIPTKSLVTVATMVRRMRRARQFGITIGEPQVDYPAVLARNQRIVATLRAGLTDVLRREGVELLSGSATFEDPHHLTVARQGQTQRLSVQRVVIATGARPLSGPWPIDEHRVLSYRGLLALPVIPPSLLIIGGGVIGCEFASLLAAFGTRVTIVEQQPQLLPMDDPEAVRWVARRLHADGVTMHVNTTVTRLAASANGVTATLADGTDVKAAYALLAMGQRPNIESLQLPAAGVAAGRGVTVDAYLRTSQPHIAAIGDCLEGHGLAHWASADGRLAVENLLSAQTLAPDAAMIPRCVFTEPELAQVGPVAVEGRDVRVSRFSFGALGKSYCDEETEGFVKLFVDPATDQVRGATIVGAHASSLIQMAVLAVQQHLTARQLAQTITAHPTLPESLTEAAAYFYGESLCVAARARSRAVA; via the coding sequence GTGAGCGATTCCGCATATGATGTGGCGGTCATCGGCAGCGGACCGGGCGGGTCGGCCGCGGCCCTGACGGGCGCCCGCCGCGGCCTGCGGGTGTGCCTGATTGAGCGCGAGCACATCGGCGGGATCTGCCTGAATACGGGCTGCATTCCCACGAAGTCGCTGGTGACGGTGGCGACGATGGTGCGCCGGATGCGCCGCGCGCGCCAATTCGGCATTACGATCGGCGAGCCGCAGGTCGATTACCCGGCGGTCTTGGCGAGGAATCAGCGCATCGTCGCCACGCTTCGCGCGGGGCTGACGGATGTGCTGCGCCGCGAAGGGGTGGAGCTGCTGAGCGGCTCCGCCACGTTTGAGGATCCGCATCATCTGACAGTGGCGCGCCAGGGGCAGACGCAACGACTGAGCGTGCAGCGCGTCGTGATCGCCACCGGAGCACGGCCGCTCTCCGGCCCTTGGCCGATTGACGAACACCGCGTGCTGAGTTATCGCGGCCTCTTGGCCTTGCCGGTGATCCCCCCGTCACTGCTGATTATCGGCGGAGGCGTCATCGGCTGCGAGTTCGCCTCGCTGCTGGCGGCGTTCGGCACGCGCGTGACGATCGTTGAACAGCAGCCCCAACTGCTGCCGATGGATGATCCCGAAGCGGTGCGATGGGTCGCCCGCCGGTTGCACGCCGACGGGGTGACGATGCATGTGAACACGACGGTGACGCGCCTGGCCGCATCGGCGAACGGTGTGACCGCGACCCTGGCGGATGGCACGGACGTGAAGGCCGCCTATGCGCTCCTCGCTATGGGGCAGCGCCCCAACATTGAGTCGCTGCAATTGCCCGCGGCCGGTGTGGCCGCAGGGCGAGGGGTGACGGTTGACGCGTATCTGCGCACCAGCCAGCCGCACATTGCCGCCATCGGCGATTGTCTCGAAGGCCATGGGTTGGCGCATTGGGCCAGCGCCGACGGCCGGCTCGCGGTGGAGAATTTGCTGAGCGCTCAAACGCTCGCACCCGACGCCGCGATGATTCCTCGGTGCGTCTTCACCGAGCCGGAATTAGCGCAGGTCGGGCCGGTCGCGGTTGAGGGGCGCGATGTCCGGGTGAGCCGCTTTTCGTTTGGCGCGCTCGGCAAGAGTTATTGCGACGAAGAAACCGAGGGGTTCGTGAAGCTGTTCGTGGATCCGGCGACGGATCAGGTGCGGGGAGCCACCATTGTGGGGGCGCATGCCTCAAGCCTGATCCAGATGGCGGTGCTGGCGGTGCAGCAGCATCTCACGGCGAGGCAATTGGCGCAGACGATCACCGCCCACCCGACCTTGCCGGAGAGCCTCACCGAAGCGGCCGCGTACTTTTATGGCGAGTCGCTGTGCGTCGCCGCCCGCGCGCGGAGCCGGGCCGTGGCATGA
- a CDS encoding GGDEF domain-containing protein, whose translation MTFLRRALLLLFVLSVVVAAFIVIGNAELLDRLKDYLWTIHLSLPLTVGFDAFLVVLTVSSIFVCFLLLSLCVTLVVAVAARLALRKQHELLQVASTKRDADRLKEEHHRHYEQLALMEQTLAQRLDKRVLVQTIVETASRVTSSVQANSVASLWLLHYETETFRFEMGRYCDETLFQKTEFQPNEQPFAHVVATQKPSMVSQLTDEMVAAFLAPDKVRQLRSATAAMLIPFVIEGRVLGVLVIFCHADMLKQYEEQRAFYAAIWGELTLAGVIAIQGAVTILDRLTGVHTREYFMNRLVQEIERANRYQLPVSLLMVDIDNFKLVNDTLGHPQGDAVLKIVAKILKKEVRAIDLVGRYGGEEFVVMLPETGFGEGGAAASGAMVVAERIRKSVDEEFHGLQKPLNLTVSIGVSVRRFPEGRETDYRDLIRMADEQLYRAKTTGKNKVCVLSPETPEAIL comes from the coding sequence ATGACGTTCCTGCGCAGGGCGCTGCTGCTGCTGTTCGTGCTCTCCGTGGTGGTGGCGGCGTTTATCGTGATCGGCAACGCCGAGTTGTTGGATCGCCTGAAAGATTATCTCTGGACGATCCATTTATCCCTGCCTCTTACCGTCGGATTCGATGCCTTCCTGGTGGTCCTCACCGTCTCCAGCATCTTCGTCTGTTTTCTCCTGCTGAGTCTGTGCGTGACGCTGGTGGTGGCCGTCGCCGCGCGGCTGGCCCTGCGCAAGCAACACGAGCTGCTGCAGGTCGCCTCAACCAAGCGGGACGCCGATCGCCTCAAAGAGGAGCATCATCGGCACTATGAGCAGCTGGCCCTGATGGAGCAAACGCTGGCCCAGCGGCTGGATAAGCGCGTGCTGGTGCAGACGATCGTCGAGACGGCCAGCCGCGTGACCAGCTCGGTGCAGGCCAACAGCGTGGCGAGCCTCTGGCTGCTGCATTACGAGACGGAAACCTTCCGGTTTGAAATGGGCCGATACTGCGATGAAACCTTGTTCCAGAAAACAGAATTCCAACCCAACGAGCAGCCCTTCGCCCATGTGGTCGCCACGCAAAAGCCGTCGATGGTCTCGCAGCTGACGGACGAGATGGTGGCCGCCTTCCTGGCCCCCGACAAAGTCCGGCAGCTGCGGTCCGCCACGGCGGCGATGCTGATTCCGTTTGTCATCGAGGGGCGGGTGCTGGGCGTGCTGGTGATCTTCTGCCATGCGGACATGCTCAAGCAGTACGAGGAGCAACGGGCGTTTTATGCCGCGATTTGGGGCGAGCTGACCCTGGCCGGGGTGATTGCGATCCAGGGGGCGGTGACGATTCTGGATCGGCTGACCGGCGTCCACACGCGGGAATACTTCATGAATCGCCTGGTGCAGGAAATCGAACGGGCCAACCGCTATCAGCTGCCGGTGTCATTGCTCATGGTGGACATTGATAATTTCAAATTGGTCAATGACACCCTCGGCCATCCGCAGGGCGACGCCGTGCTGAAGATTGTCGCGAAGATCTTGAAGAAGGAAGTGCGCGCGATTGATCTCGTCGGCCGCTACGGCGGCGAGGAGTTCGTCGTCATGCTGCCGGAAACCGGCTTCGGCGAGGGGGGCGCGGCCGCCTCGGGCGCGATGGTCGTGGCGGAGCGGATCCGGAAATCCGTCGATGAAGAATTTCACGGCTTGCAGAAGCCGCTGAATCTCACGGTGAGCATCGGGGTGTCGGTGAGGCGGTTTCCCGAAGGCCGCGAAACCGATTATCGCGACCTGATCCGGATGGCGGATGAGCAGCTCTATCGGGCCAAGACCACCGGCAAGAACAAAGTCTGCGTGCTCTCGCCGGAAACCCCTGAGGCGATCCTGTGA
- a CDS encoding YbaK/EbsC family protein produces the protein MAISGKLQELLNASKVTYTTAKHPTAYTAQELAAALHVPGRSVAKSVLVKTNRGNALAVLPAVALIDLKKLKAALKAATISIGKESDIKAQFPDVEVGAMSPFGNLYGVPVVAEKLLSESAQIVFNAGSHTDTITMPYEDFARLVKPTIGVFALPIGGPKKAKKKRAASSKKKKKPARRPSAKRKPRRS, from the coding sequence ATGGCCATTTCCGGCAAACTGCAGGAGTTGTTGAACGCCTCGAAGGTGACGTATACCACGGCGAAGCACCCCACCGCGTACACCGCGCAGGAGCTGGCCGCCGCCTTGCATGTGCCGGGGCGCTCCGTCGCGAAATCGGTGCTCGTCAAGACGAATCGCGGCAATGCCCTGGCCGTGCTGCCGGCCGTCGCCCTGATTGATCTGAAGAAACTGAAGGCCGCGCTGAAGGCCGCCACCATCAGCATCGGCAAGGAAAGCGACATTAAAGCCCAATTTCCGGATGTGGAAGTCGGCGCCATGTCCCCGTTCGGCAATTTGTACGGCGTGCCGGTGGTCGCGGAGAAGCTGCTGAGCGAATCGGCGCAGATCGTCTTTAACGCCGGCTCCCACACCGACACCATCACGATGCCCTATGAGGATTTTGCCAGGCTCGTGAAGCCGACGATCGGCGTGTTTGCGCTGCCGATCGGCGGCCCGAAAAAGGCCAAAAAGAAACGCGCCGCCTCCTCGAAAAAAAAGAAGAAGCCGGCGCGCCGTCCGAGCGCGAAGAGGAAACCTCGACGCTCTTAA
- a CDS encoding histidine phosphatase family protein, giving the protein MKRLYLVRHAQTDWNQGNRIQGSSDIPLSALGQQQARQLGRYFASSHLRNMVTSPLVRSQQTGAAILAGNGHGVVPVVREALAEMHLGAWEGLTPEEVDAQFAGAYARWRRQPSAVTIPGAEPFERFQRRVREVFGHVIQHIGDGEHVVVSHGGVIACVLADLFEATYDAVLRRMRLDNAGVTALECGEGTPHVLWVNDTAHLEGLPHEGVGWF; this is encoded by the coding sequence ATGAAACGACTCTACCTTGTGCGCCACGCGCAAACCGATTGGAACCAGGGAAACCGGATTCAAGGGTCCTCCGATATTCCGCTGAGCGCGTTGGGTCAGCAGCAAGCGCGGCAGCTGGGCCGCTACTTCGCCTCATCGCATCTGCGCAACATGGTGACGAGCCCGCTCGTGCGCAGCCAGCAGACGGGCGCCGCCATTCTCGCCGGCAACGGCCACGGGGTGGTCCCGGTGGTGCGCGAGGCCCTTGCCGAAATGCACCTCGGCGCGTGGGAAGGGCTCACCCCGGAGGAAGTGGACGCGCAATTTGCCGGCGCCTATGCCCGATGGCGGCGCCAGCCCTCAGCCGTGACGATTCCCGGGGCCGAGCCGTTTGAGCGCTTTCAGCGCCGGGTTCGCGAGGTGTTCGGGCACGTCATCCAGCACATCGGCGACGGCGAGCATGTCGTCGTGTCGCACGGCGGAGTGATTGCCTGTGTGCTCGCCGACCTCTTCGAGGCCACGTACGACGCCGTGCTTCGGCGGATGCGGTTAGATAACGCGGGGGTCACGGCGCTGGAATGCGGCGAGGGCACGCCGCATGTGCTGTGGGTGAATGACACCGCGCACCTCGAGGGGCTTCCGCACGAGGGCGTGGGCTGGTTTTAA
- a CDS encoding bifunctional nuclease family protein: MEVSKIRIDERRGEQVIVLKERGGPRLLPIIIGISEVTAIKMKISGMQPPRPLTHDLLRDTIVQLGATLERIVITRLELNTFFAKLILRTKEGEFREVDARPSDSIAVALRADAPIFVADDVLQQVASSYGL, from the coding sequence ATGGAGGTCAGCAAAATCCGCATCGATGAGCGGCGGGGCGAGCAGGTGATTGTGCTCAAAGAGCGGGGCGGGCCACGCTTGTTGCCAATCATCATCGGGATTTCCGAGGTGACGGCCATCAAGATGAAGATCAGCGGCATGCAGCCGCCGCGGCCGCTGACCCATGACCTGTTGCGCGATACGATCGTCCAACTGGGCGCGACGCTGGAGCGGATTGTCATTACCCGCCTGGAGCTGAACACCTTCTTTGCCAAGCTCATCCTCCGAACGAAGGAAGGGGAATTCCGTGAAGTGGATGCGCGCCCCTCGGACAGCATCGCGGTCGCCCTGCGCGCCGATGCGCCCATCTTTGTCGCGGATGATGTTCTGCAGCAGGTGGCTTCCAGCTACGGCTTGTAA
- a CDS encoding exosortase system-associated protein, TIGR04073 family — protein sequence MARRIVILPLTLGLALGAGIAAAATADRVPATEPRPAMCPICGRAGNDQAGYPEKAGSTLARGVTNTVFGWTEMLREPADEVKAGGNVVAGIGKGIAHTVTRTLSGLGEVLTFWTPKTNTGYVRFATDCPLCMKSRHQP from the coding sequence ATGGCACGGCGCATCGTCATCCTACCGCTCACCCTCGGCTTGGCCCTGGGCGCGGGAATAGCCGCAGCCGCCACCGCCGATCGCGTCCCCGCAACCGAGCCGCGCCCCGCCATGTGCCCGATTTGCGGCCGTGCCGGCAATGATCAGGCCGGCTACCCGGAAAAAGCCGGCAGCACCTTGGCTCGCGGGGTCACGAACACCGTGTTTGGATGGACGGAGATGCTCCGCGAGCCGGCTGATGAAGTGAAGGCCGGCGGCAACGTCGTGGCGGGCATCGGCAAAGGTATCGCGCATACCGTCACGCGAACGCTCAGCGGTCTTGGCGAAGTGCTGACCTTTTGGACGCCGAAGACCAACACCGGCTACGTGCGTTTCGCGACGGACTGCCCGCTCTGCATGAAAAGCCGCCACCAGCCATAA
- a CDS encoding TonB-dependent receptor, which produces MHRGFLLCAVCYALCAMCCVLISPPSWAASQHPSIDAEPSLRAPSRIPGRSVSASQFPGNATIITADDIQRSGAATIQEVIASAEGVAVLDTGGHGLGSDSSLSLRGVANNSRTNALVLVDGVRQNRITGDEVHWQSLPVGQVERIEIIRGGGGTTYGEGALSGVINIFTKHDSAKPLDAEAGVEFGSFGWQKYSVAARGRSRRLTYGTSYTRNLLTGYREYSAARTTTVTSHGGIEVARGIRASVNVLHSENTNSSPGGLTPAQAEARRRQAVQSRVLIFEDEIDQVSADLVLGPWQGVTWLINGYWRQWTADSRRSGLFTLTPSRGLNLRSMSESRGPHLANALISGIELSDDKASTGVRGGTRVDESNRFGYGLYLEDTLTLWDRLSLVGGFRYDRFRFEEDIVAFDALFNEVNYVGTLTFEGKSPKIGLTYAALPEALWVYGSFSRPFKAPNIDDFASRSSEFRGNVALRPQQANTYEIGARGAAGPWRANAAWFVMTTKDEILFVQGIPSNPFIFQNQNFDTQRFGIELAAGIEEARWHTHLTYTYADAEFRKGQFAGNTFPGTPAHLGNINVGISPVAGLWVDLDWQIAEHFFRINDVANLFPADGFNVLNLTLAYNLPEAFGRRFGGAKGRAYLKFQNLANNEYSAFQASNGSNFSTGAGENPMPPFSVRWGLHVDY; this is translated from the coding sequence ATGCATCGAGGGTTCTTGCTATGTGCTGTGTGCTATGCGCTATGTGCTATGTGCTGTGTGCTCATCAGTCCTCCAAGTTGGGCCGCATCACAGCATCCATCGATTGACGCCGAACCATCGCTCCGCGCTCCCTCCCGCATTCCCGGCCGCTCGGTCAGCGCCTCGCAGTTTCCCGGCAATGCCACCATCATCACCGCCGACGATATTCAGCGCTCGGGCGCTGCCACGATCCAAGAGGTGATTGCCAGCGCCGAAGGTGTGGCCGTGCTGGACACCGGCGGCCACGGCCTGGGCTCGGACTCCAGCTTAAGCCTGCGCGGGGTGGCCAATAACAGCCGCACGAACGCGCTCGTTCTCGTCGACGGCGTGCGGCAAAACCGCATCACCGGCGATGAGGTCCATTGGCAAAGCCTCCCCGTCGGCCAGGTGGAACGCATTGAAATCATCCGGGGCGGCGGCGGCACGACGTACGGAGAGGGCGCGCTCTCCGGCGTCATCAATATTTTCACGAAACACGACAGCGCGAAACCGCTGGACGCTGAGGCGGGTGTGGAGTTCGGCTCCTTCGGCTGGCAGAAGTACTCGGTGGCCGCCCGGGGCCGGAGCCGCCGGCTGACGTACGGGACCAGCTACACCAGGAATCTCCTGACCGGCTATCGCGAATACTCCGCCGCCCGCACCACCACCGTCACATCGCACGGCGGTATCGAGGTGGCCCGCGGCATCCGCGCCTCGGTGAACGTGCTGCACAGCGAGAATACGAATAGTTCTCCCGGCGGCCTCACACCGGCCCAGGCCGAAGCGCGCCGCCGGCAGGCGGTCCAAAGCCGAGTGCTGATTTTCGAGGATGAGATCGATCAGGTGTCGGCGGATCTCGTGCTGGGACCCTGGCAGGGCGTGACGTGGCTGATCAACGGCTACTGGCGCCAATGGACCGCGGACTCGCGGCGCAGCGGATTGTTTACCCTCACGCCATCCCGCGGCCTGAATCTCCGCTCCATGTCCGAGTCGCGCGGCCCTCACCTGGCGAATGCGCTCATCAGCGGCATCGAGCTCAGCGACGACAAGGCGTCCACCGGCGTGCGCGGCGGAACGCGGGTTGATGAGTCCAACCGGTTCGGCTACGGCCTCTACCTGGAAGACACCCTGACCCTCTGGGACCGGCTCTCGCTCGTGGGCGGGTTCCGCTATGACCGCTTCCGATTCGAGGAAGATATCGTCGCGTTTGACGCGCTGTTCAACGAAGTCAATTACGTCGGCACGCTCACCTTCGAGGGCAAGTCGCCGAAGATCGGGCTGACCTACGCCGCCCTCCCCGAGGCCCTGTGGGTCTACGGCAGCTTCAGCCGGCCGTTTAAAGCGCCGAACATCGATGATTTCGCCTCACGCAGCTCGGAGTTCCGCGGCAATGTGGCCTTGCGGCCGCAGCAAGCCAATACGTATGAAATCGGCGCGCGCGGGGCAGCCGGTCCGTGGCGGGCCAATGCCGCGTGGTTTGTCATGACCACGAAGGACGAAATTCTCTTCGTGCAGGGCATTCCCAGCAACCCGTTCATCTTCCAAAATCAAAACTTCGACACGCAACGATTTGGCATCGAGTTGGCCGCCGGCATTGAGGAAGCACGCTGGCATACGCATCTGACCTACACGTACGCCGATGCAGAATTCCGCAAAGGCCAATTCGCCGGCAACACGTTTCCCGGCACCCCGGCGCACCTCGGCAACATCAATGTGGGCATCTCGCCCGTTGCCGGTTTATGGGTGGATCTGGATTGGCAGATCGCCGAGCACTTTTTTCGGATCAACGACGTGGCAAACCTGTTTCCGGCCGACGGCTTTAACGTGCTGAACCTCACCCTCGCCTATAACTTGCCGGAGGCGTTTGGGCGGCGGTTCGGGGGTGCGAAAGGGCGGGCGTACCTGAAGTTTCAAAACCTGGCCAACAATGAATATTCGGCGTTTCAGGCGAGCAATGGCTCAAACTTCTCGACAGGAGCCGGCGAAAATCCGATGCCGCCCTTCAGCGTGCGGTGGGGCCTCCACGTCGATTATTAA
- the fabF gene encoding beta-ketoacyl-ACP synthase II, which yields MRRVVITGLGAVTPVGNAAPAMWAALLAGKSGVARVASFDPSLLESQIAAEVKGFDPAQYLTPKEVKRTERFTQFAVAAAKQAAADSGIQIEQEDPFRCGVIIGTGMGSMSLIEESHSIMLAKGPKKLTPFMIPMLICNMGAGHVAINLGFKGPNFCTTTACASGAHGVGEAFRIIQHGQADVMIGGGTESCITPLAMGGFCALMALSRRNDAPIGASRPFDRERDGFVMGEGAGVLVLEALEHATRRGAKIYAEMVGYGATADAYHVTAPDPEGSGAAKAMALALEDARLRPEQVTYINAHGTSTELNDKIETLAIKKTFGAAAKTVAISSTKSMTGHLLGAAGGVEAAISVLAIRDGVMPPTINYEHPDPACDLDYIPNHARNAAVTVALSNSLGFGGHNATVVFKKF from the coding sequence ATGAGACGAGTCGTGATCACCGGTTTAGGGGCCGTGACCCCGGTGGGCAATGCTGCGCCCGCGATGTGGGCGGCACTGCTGGCCGGCAAAAGCGGTGTGGCCCGCGTGGCCAGCTTTGACCCGAGCCTCCTCGAGTCGCAGATCGCCGCCGAGGTCAAAGGCTTTGACCCAGCCCAGTACCTCACCCCCAAGGAAGTCAAGCGCACTGAGCGGTTTACCCAGTTCGCGGTCGCCGCGGCGAAGCAAGCCGCCGCCGACAGCGGCATCCAGATCGAGCAGGAAGACCCCTTCCGCTGCGGGGTGATTATCGGCACGGGCATGGGCAGCATGAGCCTCATCGAAGAGTCCCACAGCATCATGCTCGCCAAAGGGCCGAAGAAGCTCACCCCCTTCATGATTCCGATGCTGATTTGCAACATGGGGGCGGGCCATGTGGCGATCAATCTTGGGTTCAAGGGCCCGAATTTCTGCACAACGACCGCCTGCGCCTCGGGCGCGCATGGGGTGGGGGAGGCGTTTCGAATCATTCAGCACGGCCAGGCCGATGTGATGATCGGCGGCGGGACCGAAAGCTGCATCACTCCGCTGGCGATGGGCGGCTTCTGCGCGCTCATGGCTCTCTCGCGCCGGAATGACGCGCCGATCGGCGCGAGCCGTCCCTTCGATCGGGAGCGCGACGGCTTTGTGATGGGCGAGGGAGCCGGCGTGCTGGTGCTCGAAGCGCTAGAACATGCCACCAGGCGCGGGGCGAAGATCTACGCGGAGATGGTCGGCTATGGAGCGACCGCAGACGCCTACCACGTGACGGCGCCGGACCCTGAAGGCAGCGGGGCGGCGAAAGCGATGGCGCTGGCCCTTGAGGATGCGCGCCTGCGGCCCGAGCAGGTGACGTACATCAATGCCCACGGCACGTCCACCGAGCTCAACGACAAGATTGAGACGCTGGCGATCAAAAAGACCTTCGGCGCGGCGGCCAAAACCGTGGCGATTTCATCGACCAAATCGATGACCGGCCATTTGCTCGGCGCGGCCGGCGGGGTGGAGGCGGCGATTTCGGTCTTGGCGATTCGAGATGGGGTCATGCCCCCGACGATCAATTACGAGCATCCGGATCCTGCGTGCGATCTCGACTATATTCCCAACCACGCCCGCAACGCCGCGGTGACCGTCGCCCTCTCCAACTCCCTCGGGTTCGGCGGGCACAACGCCACCGTCGTCTTCAAGAAATTTTAA
- the acpP gene encoding acyl carrier protein → MAEAVADRVRAIIAEQLGVKLEEVTDSASFVEDLGADSLDTVELVMALEEEFGIEIPDEDAEKMGSVGDAIKYIESKIANAK, encoded by the coding sequence ATGGCAGAGGCTGTTGCGGATCGGGTGCGGGCGATCATTGCCGAGCAGCTGGGGGTGAAGCTCGAAGAGGTGACCGATTCAGCATCGTTCGTGGAGGACCTGGGCGCTGATTCGCTGGACACCGTTGAGCTGGTGATGGCGCTGGAAGAGGAGTTCGGGATCGAAATCCCCGATGAAGACGCCGAAAAGATGGGTTCGGTGGGGGATGCGATCAAGTACATCGAGTCCAAGATTGCCAACGCCAAATAG
- the fabG gene encoding 3-oxoacyl-[acyl-carrier-protein] reductase — protein sequence MPLNTQVAIVTGGARGIGREIALVLAGQGADVALFDVHAEQLEATTAELRGLGRRAEGFVVDVTNGAAVDEGVGKVLDKLGRIDILINNAGITKDGLLIRMDDAQWDRVLNINLKGTFLCTRAVAKHMLKQRRGRIVSIASVVGIFGNPGQANYAASKAGIIGFTKAVAKELASRGITCNAIAPGFIKTEMTEALPEDAKQRLMSAIPLGTLGQPQDVAQAALFLVSDAARYITGHVLVVDGGLAM from the coding sequence ATGCCGCTCAACACCCAAGTCGCCATTGTCACCGGGGGCGCCCGAGGCATCGGGCGGGAGATCGCGCTGGTCCTGGCTGGGCAGGGCGCGGACGTCGCGCTCTTTGATGTCCATGCGGAGCAGCTGGAGGCGACGACCGCGGAGCTGCGCGGGCTGGGGCGGCGCGCCGAGGGATTCGTCGTCGACGTGACCAACGGTGCCGCCGTGGATGAGGGTGTCGGGAAAGTGCTTGACAAGCTCGGACGAATCGATATACTCATCAACAACGCGGGCATCACCAAGGATGGATTGCTCATCCGCATGGATGATGCGCAGTGGGATCGGGTGCTGAATATCAATTTGAAAGGCACCTTCCTCTGCACCCGGGCCGTGGCCAAGCACATGCTGAAGCAGCGGCGCGGGCGGATTGTGAGCATCGCGTCAGTCGTCGGGATCTTTGGGAATCCAGGGCAAGCCAATTACGCCGCCTCGAAAGCCGGCATCATCGGCTTTACGAAGGCGGTGGCCAAGGAATTGGCCAGCCGCGGTATTACGTGCAACGCGATCGCTCCAGGCTTCATCAAGACGGAGATGACCGAGGCGTTGCCGGAAGACGCCAAGCAGCGGCTGATGAGCGCGATTCCTCTGGGCACGCTGGGGCAGCCCCAGGACGTTGCGCAGGCGGCGCTCTTTTTGGTCAGCGATGCGGCCCGCTACATTACCGGCCACGTGCTGGTGGTGGACGGCGGCCTCGCGATGTAA